One region of Desmodus rotundus isolate HL8 chromosome 11, HLdesRot8A.1, whole genome shotgun sequence genomic DNA includes:
- the ZC2HC1B gene encoding zinc finger C2HC domain-containing protein 1B, whose translation MARPEPFLSDGNQELFPCEVCGRRFAADVLERHGPICKKLFNKKRKPFNSLKQRLQGTDIFTVRTTPQSKSQPVRKANWRQQHEDFINAIRSAKQCTLAIKEGRPLPPPPPPSINPDYIQCPYCMRRFNENAASRHINFCKDQSSRRVFDPAQTAAKLASRAQGRAQTTSKKEPTVTSAVGALLQNRTLEATRVVPTRPGLAVDPASGAKLKQGFTKSSKKD comes from the exons ATGGCTCGGCCAGAACCATTTTTATCCG ATGGCAATCAGGAATTATTTCCCTGTGAAGTCTGTGGAAGACGCTTTGCAGCAGATGTTCTG gaAAGGCATGGACCAATATGTAAAAAACTCTTCAACAAAAAGCGTAAACCTTTCAATTCCTTGAAACAAAGATTGCAGGGCACTGACATTTTCACTGTGAGGACAACTCCTCAATCCAAG tctcAACCTGTGAGGAAAGCTAACTGGAGACAACAACATGAAGACTTCATCAACGCGATTCGCTCGGCAAAGCAGTGTACCCTAGCCATTAAGGAAGGCcggcctctcccacctcctccacctccgtCCATCAACCCAG ATTATATTCAGTGCCCATATTGTATGAGGAGGTTTAATGAAAATGCAGCCAGTCGCCACATTAATTTCTGCAAGGATCAGTCTTCCCGCCGAGTCTTTGATCCAGCCCAGACAGCAGCCAAATTGGCATCCAGAGCACAG ggTAGGGCTCAGACGACTTCCAAAAAAGAACCAACTGTTACCAGTGCGGTGGGCGCTCTGCTACAGAACAGGACCCTGGAGGCCACAAGAGTGGTCCCAACCAGACCGG GATTAGCAGTGGACCCTGCTTCTGGAGCAAAACTCAAACAAGGATTTACTAAATCTTCTAAAAAAGATTAA